The DNA sequence agacatatatcagcaaatttacatgtaaacaactaaatattatcgttaccttcgaatgcatggttaATACGTAAAAACAAACCCCACTGTGatcctctaattatgcgcaacaaattaaCGAATCGAATCGTACACTACATGCGgaaatggattgaccgggtcaatgtcttattaccgtatttactcaactgaaagtggtaacaaatttactttgtttttggatttaacaatttatgttaaataactagcgtaaatacttactagACATTTTTGTCAGTATAAAACGATAtagtcctttttcaaaattttagttgttttttttttgtattttggtacagaaataaacgcacccttggtgcaaaatgtaacgcccccagggGCGCTATCTAAcatgggtagtcgacgaaagtccccacctggaatggatggaacaacttatttccagccgagcccacagcaggcgtcatatttacctccccagaaTCCAGACTACAGTAGATCGGTActgttggaaacagtaccaaGTAAAGTAAATCacacagcactgaacactagtcgggatattaGCCTCAACCGGGAATCGATccgggtccgggaatcgaacccggatcgctgTCGTTGTAGTCCAACTGctaaccactgtgccactgaCTCCCTGAATAAAcaggatacggaatgtcaataaggtagaatggtttTGTCCTTGTGTTTGATCCTGGGGTTCTACACACGGATGAccaacagacattgcaaccaaaattttacaagatgatcattatatatttatatagatgtggcctagaaggaacttttgctatgcctTAACTTGTATCATCGTATTCGGTCTACACCTTCACGAAATAATTATTTCGAATCCGAACtccaacaataattttattccgCGATAAATCAGTGTTTgggatgtattatttcttaatatacatatttacattcattttttgcTTTTTAGATAGATAgcaaaaagcgtttattttcgtTCAATAATATAAAGGGTGGCTATTTCCGCAAGATCTCACGAGCGATCTGACATATCAGACAAAAATGGTGTCGTTCGAAAAAATCATTCATAAAATTACaccaaaagttaaaaaagaacattcaaatagctaaaacatttttttttcttacggAAAAGACCTAAATTGAACCGACGTGACTGTGTGATTCTTTTTCCAGGATCtaagcatataataaaaaaatctgaacTGTACTGCTATCGGAAGGCGAACTTGATATATTAAAATGgtagtgttttattttttaattttttttaatttttatgttttatatattttttattttaaaaaatgataaaatagttgttttattacatgcttaTTTATTAAAATGATGAGATCATTATACTCTTATATTCAATACGCCCTATTATGATTACCCAAGTGTATATTATTAGATCAGCATAAATACAATTTGCAGGATTGTAACGAGTTCTTCACGCAAAACCCGTGCAAATACTGTCATAATAATCTTGCAACATTTCAAACTAAATACTGTGTAtgctaaaataattattttgtggaCCAGAAACAATATTTTGTGGATGAGAAGTAGCCACATACAGCCGATCCCCGTGCTCCAGTCGGAACACAGAACCAAGGACACTTGTACTTTCTGAAACATCTGACGCCATTTCACACTGGGATTGTGCACCCTCAAGTATTACTACTCCCTCCGTCCCTTTGCTAGAGATCAAATGCACGTAGTGTCTAAATGTGCTGTCTGAAGTTGCGTCTGTATCATTCGTTTTCgcaatttttgtttttagttgtgACGATATGTAATAATGACCAGGCTTTTCTACATATATTGTTCCTTCTTCTTTTAAATGCTTCAACCCAGAATTGGCATAAGATGGTGGGTCAGTATTCCAAAGTAACTTTGATGACATCCCCaaagaaactaaaaaaagaacatttatcgAATATAGACCTATGTATGCAAATAACACTTGATTAAATTGAGGTTAGGATgcttccaatactcccgctttcataacTTTGGGTatttggatatggtgtctgctttttaattttgtattttggcaGCTTCCTTGATATGCAGGCTTTGTAACCTCaaatcccctttctaaattccggTTTGTTCAGTTCAGCCTATCGTTTTCCCGTTGCAGGCCAACctattatttttactatatctaAATTGACGGAACAACAACTGAACCGGGCTCCGAAATGTTACTCTAAAATAGTGGTAATAGTCATGTTACAATTACGTGTCATAGTGGTATACAGAGGTCGTTGAAATAAGGAGTAAGTGGAAGTAAAATTATGAACATCATCTAAAGCGGCGTGCACCATCTTTTGTAATGTTTATAACCTacgaactttaaaatttaaaacttaaaaactttGCATTGCATAATTATACTTTTATGATTAATGTTTGTACAGTAACATGATTAACGatgtaaaaatatcaatatttatttaaaagaaatgctTGTACTTTGTCGACACtcaagaaaaaattaagaaatggTGAAGGAAGAAAcactaaaatattataataatgtcTTTTATAGAAGGCTGTATTGTTTCTGAAATCCGATATACATAAACCACTGACGAGATCTTTGTAATATACCTGGCTTTTTATCATGTGATAAGTCCACAAGATGTGCCTTTGGTGGCTTCTTATCGGATTCATTGCATTTGTTATCCGTCAGGTTCAGCGAACTCATTTctgttcatttgaaaaaaaaaaaagaaatatctattAGAATTTCtattcatataataatttatgtaatttgttACATAATTTTAAGAAGACTTTCGAAAACACTGTAACTCTCCTGAAATCGTTGCCCAAATTTGCTGAGTTTAATTGGACAGACTCTTATTAAAGAATAGATAGATTCCCATCAACAAACTATTGTGAAATCTGATctcaaatgttttgtttctttatttgtaaattcGGACAATTGGAAAAAGGTATTCCCAGTAATGTTATTGGCAATGTATTCACTGTGAAAGTGGTTGTAGTTGATATTTTACTAATTTAGGAAGGTAAAAGATACATTTGATAAGTTTATAAAGTGCCAGACGGGACAATCAGCGTTCTATTTCTTTATGCTGACAAGCCTCTCTGGTTGTCAACTGGCGATATAATCCAACATTTTATCTTTTGTCAGAATTTTATCGGAAAGCAGAATAGTTGTAACCCTTTAATTTCAAATGTGTTATATTGCACACTACCGATTAATAAATCAATTTAAAGTAGACAAAATAAAGCAATAAAGTATCACACGTATATCCTAACTGAATATCAAACACATTAGAAACAATCAATATATAAATCTTTACACTAACCAGGATTTGCGTCActattatatttttccattacaaccTGAAATTAGAAGGGTATACATGTCATTAATACCTAGAATCAGGATGCATGTAAAGTTCAGCGATAAAAACAACGTTTCAGTTTACATTTAGAATACAAAACTGTATAATTTACCTTGTCAGAAACTTTGTCAAGTACATCACTCAAAGTCCCACAACAGATGTTTGAATTTTTCTTCTTGTTAAGTCTACTAGGACATTGTTTGTTTGCTTCCTCATCATCTGCCAAAGCGAATCTGTGCAATGGCAGACACATCTGTTGCTGTGTAGGGCTCATAATGTCCTCCCGTAGCACCCGCCAGTGCCCAACTAGTGCCAACAGGGCAACCATTTCGCCGACGGTTGTAGAAATGAGAATGAGAAGAAAACATCCTTTTACCTGAAATTTACAAGTAACTATTATAATAATAAGACTAATCATATTAAGTGTGTTGCATTTCACCCACCAAACAACAAACGTGAGGCACTGGTAGCCAtatataaatatagtaattagGAATCTGTTGCAGTTTTATTAAACAATAACTTAGATACAAAAAGCTAGATTCTACTGTAGATATATAAAAAAAGCTTTGTGCCCAAGCTCGAAGAGAAgtgaaaaatggttttaattaCTTATAGCATAAATTGCTATTAGACACAGTCTTTTTGACTAACATGTTCAAGCGTTGTTCAAAGACAAAAGTCCAAAAGTATGAAAAAGACAacatactttttttataaaagaacagCTTGTAAAACACATCTGACTCATATATTGGCCTGTCTAAGGTAAATAACTGTATAATAGCGGCAACTATAAGCCCAAGTCTACTCAGATATTGATTAAAACTGTGACTCTTGACCTGATGGACCATCttttgaccacaggcaatcaatTTTGGTTACCATGACAACCAGACTTCTGCATAGATTATCTATATTTGTCAGCTATTAATAAGAAACTGTTTTAGTTTCAATGTCAAAGTGagcttaacctttgacctacttactaaAAAGCAATAAAAGAGGTCATCTGCCTACCACACGCATCATTCTGTGAAGTGTGAGTACTGTAGAGGCTATTATTTTCACTTATTGTGCGGAAACTGTTTTCGATTTTGAGGTATCAGTGACCTTTTGCCTACTGACTCCAAAAACACAGACAATCacccttaaaaatttaaaaattgagccgtgctatgagaaaaccaacgatacatactgttcgctttcaaagcctattgcaattagagaaactattagcgaacagcatgtatcctgaccagactgcgcggatgcgcaggctggtctggatccatgctggtcgcaaacccactatgttggttttctcatggcactacTCAATTATAAGCCCAAGCCTTCTATAGCCTAATTACATTTTTAAGTCTGAAGGTCACTGGTatcttgacgtttgacctactgtCCCAAAACCCGTAGGGATTGTTTACTGACAAGGGCATTCATCAGGTGAAGTTTGATAACTGTAAGCTTAAGCCCTAACCATTTACTGAGGCGAAGACCTTTTTCAGTCTTAATGTCAttgaaaccttgacctttgacctactggccctAAACTCAATAAAGGTCATTTACTGACAAACGGCTTGACCGCTATAGGCCGAAACCTTCTCTCGTTTTGTCGGACACTGAAGTGTGTACCAATCGACCGAAGGGCGGACGGACATTCTTATGAACTGACGGTACTGGGTATCTTTTTTGTTACAAAGTACCCAACAAGCAACAGGAAGTACATAATAAGCTATCAAGCGACTTCAGTCCTTTCGTTTGCACGGATGTACTGACCGACAGACATGAGGAATCAATGCACAAGGTCGAAAAAAATCACTTTTACGCAATGTTCCATTAAGAGGACCCTAAGTTAGGACAATGTCTTGTTCATAGTTCAACAGAATAATTGACGTTACTTGACAACTTGATAGGA is a window from the Mercenaria mercenaria strain notata chromosome 7, MADL_Memer_1, whole genome shotgun sequence genome containing:
- the LOC128558484 gene encoding uncharacterized protein LOC128558484 isoform X1 translates to MDIVADNSKVQSDQKYNEQFKVKGCFLLILISTTVGEMVALLALVGHWRVLREDIMSPTQQQMCLPLHRFALADDEEANKQCPSRLNKKKNSNICCGTLSDVLDKVSDKVVMEKYNSDANPEMSSLNLTDNKCNESDKKPPKAHLVDLSHDKKPVSLGMSSKLLWNTDPPSYANSGLKHLKEEGTIYVEKPGHYYISSQLKTKIAKTNDTDATSDSTFRHYVHLISSKGTEGVVILEGAQSQCEMASDVSESTSVLGSVFRLEHGDRLYVATSHPQNIVSGPQNNYFSIHSI
- the LOC128558484 gene encoding uncharacterized protein LOC128558484 isoform X2; this translates as MKFTEYATDRQTFKVKGCFLLILISTTVGEMVALLALVGHWRVLREDIMSPTQQQMCLPLHRFALADDEEANKQCPSRLNKKKNSNICCGTLSDVLDKVSDKVVMEKYNSDANPEMSSLNLTDNKCNESDKKPPKAHLVDLSHDKKPVSLGMSSKLLWNTDPPSYANSGLKHLKEEGTIYVEKPGHYYISSQLKTKIAKTNDTDATSDSTFRHYVHLISSKGTEGVVILEGAQSQCEMASDVSESTSVLGSVFRLEHGDRLYVATSHPQNIVSGPQNNYFSIHSI